DNA from Roseimicrobium sp. ORNL1:
CCACGGCGGTGACGCGTCGCACGGTAGCAGTTGATGCTCGTGAGGCGCTTCATGTGAGCATTCAGCTCACGACGAAGGTCACCTTCCACGACGATGCCCTTGGCATTCACCACGCGGCTGATTTCCGCGAGCTGCTCATCGGTCAGCTCACCCGTGCGGGTATTGGGATCAATATTGGTCTCAGCGAGTACTTTCCTCGTGAGGGACGGACCAATGCCGTAAATGTACGGGAGAGAAGCTTCGATGCGCTTCTCATTCGGGATTTCTACTCCAAGCAGACGTGCCATAATGAATGTATTCTACAGACTTAACCTTGCCGCTGCTTATGCCGCGGGTTTTTGCATACAATACGCACGACTCCCTTCCGCCGAATGACTCGGCAGGACTCGCACAAGCGCTTCACTGAGGTTCTTACTCGCATGATGATATACAGGGGAAATGCCAGATGCCCCACCAAGACGGGAGGGCGAAGGGGATGGATGTCTAGCAAGATTGTTCACATGCGCAAGTGAGAAGTGGTCTTTTTTTTCGCACGATTGAGTGTCAGCAGAGGGACGACAATCTGCCACAGCCGCCTCCTTTCGCCATCGCGGATATCCGCGAGCGCATCGTCCTTTCCCCCGCAGGCTGAACGAACTATCTCTTAACCCGCCGTCATAACTCACACTCCAGCAACATACCGCCGGCAACCTGAATCCGATATGACGCAGTCCGCCGCATGCCCTTTTTCGAACCGCCGCTTGCACGCCGAGGGCTCCTGACAAGGATAGCACCGTGCCTTCCTCCCCCACCCCTCCCCAGCAATCCAGCAGCAGTGCCCTGACCCTTGTAATGATTTTTGGCCTCGTGGTGGGCGCCGGTGTGGTGTTCGGAGGAGTCGCTCTGCTCTGGCAGGTGCCAGCCGCTTGGAAGGAGATGCGAGAGGCGTGGACGGAAACTTCCGGCACCGTCGTGGCCTCGCGGGTGCGCAACTTGGAAGACTCCAGGCAGAGCACCCTGCATTACGTGGAGCTGGAGTATCAATATGTGGTGGATACAGCCCGCTTCGCCGGAGCCAGTCCTGCAGCCCGGCAACCGGCAAAGGACGGAGACCTCGCCCAGGCCACCGCCATCGCCCAGGAGTACAAGCCCGGCCATGCCGTGCCGGTCTTCTACAATCCCGTAGACATCACCGCCTCCCGCTTGGATGCGCAAGGACCCAATGGCCTCTTTTGGATGGGAGTGTTCGGCGGTCCGCTGCTGATCTTTAGCGGACTGGGCCTGGCCGGCTGGAGCTGGTCCGATTGGAAGGCCAAGCGCCATGCGACAGTCCGGTCGTCATAGCATCAGCGACCGCTCCGCCAAGTCCGCACAGTCCGCCCATGCAGCCGCGCCCTCCGACGTGCGCGATCTCCTTGCATGAGCACGAAACGCGAACTCATCGAGCCCCATAAAGGGGACAAACGGTATGTCCGTCGTGACAGCCACGGCCGGTTTACGGAGAGCGACGATGTCAGCCGCTCGCTCAGCATGGATCGCCGCATCAAGGCGAAACACAAGGCAAAGCCCGGTCAGGGTGACCGCGGTGATTGATTGGAAACGCGAACACCTCACACCCCAGAACCAAGCGATCAAGCTGCGCAGCAATCCGCCTGCGCCGCCAGTCGTCTGGTGATGCTCACTCTCAGGAAGCACGCGAGGCATCACGCTGGGCCACCCAACTCTCTGCCGTGGAAGACCGGCCTTCGCGCGGTTTTACGGCATACCCGCGTGACTCAAAGCGGAGTCGGAAATACCCGGCAATCACCCGAGTTTTCACGCGCGTGCCCAGTTCACAGGAGTACACGCGGGAAAGCGGCAGGCTCAGGGCCGGCGTTTTATCCCCAGCATCGGCATAGAAATCGATGGTGATGGCATCGGCCACCACCTTGGGAAACTCGTGTTCATCCAGAAGTTGCCACTTCCCATCGCGCCGCACTTCCAGGATGTCCCCCGGCTCCACGCGGAATGGAACACCGCGATAGGTCCACAGCACCAGCACCATCATCAGCATGAAGGGGCCGATGGGCAGCGCGATGATCAGGGTGTACAGCTTGGTATGCGTGACATCCCCGGAGGTGCCGCCGGAGAGAATGATCTTCAGCCATTCCAAAAAGAACATGGCGACGTCCTCAAAGATGCCACCCACCGTGGTGAGACCGTGATTCAGGTCGTACACGATTTTACCTGCCACACCGATGCCCAGCAACGTGATGTGCGCCGCGAGGATCACCAGAGCCCAGTTCGTGCGGGATTCGAAGCGCCCACACATTTGGGCCGCCTCTTCGATGTAAACCTTGGGCCTGCCCATAGGATGCTTGCACATCCACACAGTGACGCCCACGCCGGCAGCCATGGCGAGGAATTCCACGAAGGTGAATCCCTCTCCGCTCGTGTTCTGCCAGAGGAGCGCAAGGACCGCCAGCCACATCGCCCAGAGGAAGAACCGCTGCCAGGTCGCCAGCAACTTTGGGGGAGCCTTTGAGGCTTCAACTTTTGTGCCGGAACGTCGTAATTTTCTGCCCATGGCGCGCCCGGATGCTACCTGGAAGTCATCCGGTGGCAAGGGACTCGTACGATTTACAACCCATGGAGACAAAAGATTCGGTTGACCCCTGCAACAACAGGCATGATTTCTCTACATATTAAGGAAACAACCTCCCATCAGGGAATTCAAGCCCATCCACACGAAAGGGTCTTATGAAAACGCATGGAATTGCCTCCCTCACGGCCTGCCTTTGCCTCGCTGCTGGCCTGATGTCCCTCTCCCCCGCGAGCGCGCAGCAGGCGCTGCCGTTCGAACGCGGCGTCAAGATCGACGTGATCGCCTCCAAGCCCGCCGCCGTCAAAGGCGGCGACTTTGATGACAAGTTGCAGAGAATTACCCTGCGATTGAAGTTCTCCAACCTCGATACCCGCCAATCCTACGCAAACTATACCGCCACGGTATCTGCCTTTGGTCAAAGCGCGAAGGACCGCACCGTCACCAAGGTCCTCTTGCAGGAGAGTATTCCGCTCACGGTGGAGCCGCGAAAAGCCGTCGAACACGAGTGCAAGGCGGTCAAAACAAAGTTCGACCGCACCGGTGCCATCTTCGGCTATTCCTATGACGGCTGGATCATCGTCGTGAAGGATTCCACCGGAAAAATTGTGCAGGTGAAATCCACCGCACCGTCACTCGAAAAGTTGCCGGACAAGGTGGACAAACTGGCCGAAGGCAAATGCTACGACCGGAAGTTGGAACCCACGGACGATCCCGACGAT
Protein-coding regions in this window:
- the rpsM gene encoding 30S ribosomal protein S13 yields the protein MARLLGVEIPNEKRIEASLPYIYGIGPSLTRKVLAETNIDPNTRTGELTDEQLAEISRVVNAKGIVVEGDLRRELNAHMKRLTSINCYRATRHRRGLPVRGQRTKTNARTRKGKRKTVGVQRNPNAKAGKV
- a CDS encoding DUF3592 domain-containing protein, coding for MPSSPTPPQQSSSSALTLVMIFGLVVGAGVVFGGVALLWQVPAAWKEMREAWTETSGTVVASRVRNLEDSRQSTLHYVELEYQYVVDTARFAGASPAARQPAKDGDLAQATAIAQEYKPGHAVPVFYNPVDITASRLDAQGPNGLFWMGVFGGPLLIFSGLGLAGWSWSDWKAKRHATVRSS
- the rpmJ gene encoding 50S ribosomal protein L36, translating into MRVRTSVKRLCESCRVIRRKGVVRIVCKNPRHKQRQG